One Bradyrhizobium manausense DNA segment encodes these proteins:
- the moaA gene encoding GTP 3',8-cyclase MoaA gives MNGLTASPPAALSSAMTDPFGRTISYLRVSVTDRCDLRCFYCMSEDMTFLPKADLLTLEELDRLCSAFIAKGVKKLRLTGGEPLVRRNVMSLVRSLSRHLKSGALNELTLTTNGTQLAKHARELADCGVRRINVSLDTLDPKKFREITRWGEIDKVLEGIEAARAAGLAVKINAVALKNLNEDELPDLLRWAHGKNMGLTLIEVMPMGEIGAGRIDQYLPLSLVRARLAQQFTLTDLAESTGGPARYVSVAETNGKLGFITPMTHNFCESCNRVRITCTGTLHTCLGHEDASDLRRPLRASGDDVLLADAIDRAIGLKPKGHDFIIDRRHNRPSVSRHMSVTGG, from the coding sequence ATGAACGGATTGACTGCGAGTCCCCCCGCCGCGTTGTCGAGCGCCATGACCGATCCGTTCGGGCGGACCATCTCGTATTTGCGCGTCTCCGTCACCGATCGCTGCGACCTGCGCTGCTTCTATTGCATGTCGGAAGACATGACGTTCCTGCCCAAGGCCGACCTGCTGACGCTCGAGGAACTCGACCGGCTCTGCTCGGCCTTCATCGCCAAGGGCGTGAAGAAGCTGCGGCTCACCGGCGGCGAGCCGCTGGTCCGGCGCAACGTGATGTCGCTGGTGCGCTCGTTGTCGCGACACCTTAAGAGCGGCGCGCTGAACGAGCTGACGCTGACCACCAACGGCACGCAACTCGCAAAGCATGCCAGGGAGCTCGCCGATTGCGGCGTCCGCCGCATCAACGTTTCACTCGACACGCTCGATCCCAAGAAGTTTCGCGAGATCACGCGCTGGGGCGAGATCGACAAGGTGCTGGAGGGCATCGAGGCCGCGCGCGCCGCAGGACTCGCCGTGAAGATCAACGCGGTGGCGCTGAAGAACCTCAACGAGGACGAACTCCCCGACCTCCTGCGCTGGGCTCATGGCAAGAACATGGGTCTCACCCTGATCGAGGTGATGCCGATGGGCGAGATCGGCGCGGGCCGCATCGACCAGTATCTGCCGCTGTCCTTGGTGCGCGCGCGACTCGCCCAGCAATTCACGCTGACGGACCTCGCCGAGAGCACCGGCGGGCCGGCGCGCTATGTCAGCGTCGCCGAGACCAACGGCAAGCTCGGCTTCATCACGCCGATGACCCACAATTTCTGCGAATCCTGCAACCGGGTCCGCATCACCTGCACCGGCACGCTGCACACCTGCCTCGGCCACGAGGACGCGTCCGATTTGCGCAGGCCTCTGCGTGCATCCGGCGACGACGTGCTGCTCGCGGATGCGATCGACCGCGCCATCGGGCTGAAGCCCAAGGGCCACGATTTCATCATCGACCGCCGTCACAACCGGCCGAGCGTCTCAAGGCATATGAGCGTTACCGGCGGTTGA